One window of Nocardia nova SH22a genomic DNA carries:
- a CDS encoding adenosylmethionine--8-amino-7-oxononanoate transaminase — protein MALPADQITALDAAHVWHPYGGFPAGTPPLVVASASGTRLTLADGRELIDGMSSWWAAIHGYRHPVLDAALFEQSQRMSHVMFGGLTHEPAVRLSQLLVELTPAGLDKVFLCDSGSVSVEVAAKMCLQYWRALGQPGKRRLFTWRGGYHGDTFTPMSVCDPEGGMHALWTDVLAEQIFAPMPPADFDPGYVAELERLLAAHAHETAAVIVEPVVQGAGGMRFHHPRYLNELRRLCDEYGVLLVFDEIATGFGRTGTLFAADAAGVTPDVMCVGKAVTGGYMTLAAALCTARIAETVSAAHGGLMHGPTFMGNPLACAVAVASIELLQSRDWAGEVAGIEAGLKAGLAAAHDVAGVVDVRVLGAIGVVELDHPIDMVAATDAAVDAGVWLRPFRNLVYTMPPFISSPDDIARIAAGVVATAAAG, from the coding sequence GTGGCCCTGCCTGCCGACCAGATCACCGCCCTCGACGCCGCCCATGTGTGGCACCCCTACGGCGGTTTCCCCGCCGGGACGCCGCCGCTGGTCGTCGCCTCGGCCTCGGGGACCCGGCTCACCCTGGCCGACGGCCGGGAACTGATCGACGGGATGAGTTCGTGGTGGGCGGCGATCCACGGCTACCGGCATCCGGTACTCGACGCCGCCCTGTTCGAGCAGTCGCAGCGGATGAGTCACGTCATGTTCGGCGGGCTGACCCACGAACCCGCCGTGCGACTGTCCCAGTTGCTGGTGGAGCTGACTCCCGCGGGTCTGGACAAGGTGTTCCTGTGCGACTCCGGCTCGGTCTCGGTCGAGGTCGCGGCCAAGATGTGCCTGCAGTACTGGCGGGCGCTCGGACAACCCGGCAAGCGGCGGCTGTTCACCTGGCGCGGCGGATATCACGGCGACACCTTCACCCCGATGAGCGTGTGCGACCCCGAAGGCGGCATGCACGCGCTGTGGACCGATGTGCTGGCCGAGCAGATCTTCGCGCCCATGCCCCCGGCCGACTTCGATCCCGGCTACGTCGCCGAACTGGAGCGACTGCTCGCCGCGCACGCGCACGAGACCGCTGCGGTGATCGTGGAGCCCGTCGTCCAGGGCGCGGGCGGTATGCGGTTCCATCATCCGCGCTATCTGAACGAACTGCGGCGGCTGTGCGACGAATACGGCGTCCTGCTGGTCTTCGACGAGATCGCCACCGGATTCGGCCGCACCGGAACACTTTTCGCCGCCGACGCCGCGGGCGTGACGCCCGATGTGATGTGCGTGGGCAAGGCCGTCACCGGCGGCTATATGACCCTGGCCGCCGCGCTGTGCACCGCCCGCATCGCCGAGACCGTCAGCGCCGCGCACGGCGGGCTCATGCACGGGCCGACCTTCATGGGCAATCCGCTGGCCTGTGCGGTCGCGGTGGCCTCGATCGAACTGCTGCAGTCGCGGGACTGGGCCGGTGAGGTCGCCGGTATCGAGGCCGGGCTGAAGGCCGGGCTGGCCGCCGCACACGACGTCGCGGGTGTCGTCGATGTCCGGGTGCTGGGCGCGATCGGTGTGGTCGAACTCGATCACCCGATCGACATGGTGGCCGCGACCGACGCCGCCGTGGACGCCGGGGTGTGGTTGCGGCCCTTCCGCAATCTCGTCTACACGATGCCGCCCTTCATCAGCAGCCCCGACGACATCGCCCGGATCGCGGCGGGGGTCGTCGCCACCGCCGCCGCCGGCTGA
- a CDS encoding 8-amino-7-oxononanoate synthase, with protein MLPSCDRSAYPVRQNRVTRAALDVAAAIPAEHSREDVDVDPLSWLDVRADERVRAGLRRQLRARPAHSDLIDLASNDYLGLSRHPLVIEGAIEAVRAWGTGSTGSRLVTGTTLAHEEFEADLADFTGAAAGLVFASGYAANLGVVTALAGRGALVVSDAGSHASLVDACRLSRARVEIAPHRDVAAVERLLAERTEKRALVLTDSVFSADGDLAPLRELHRVVRAHGAVLIVDEAHGIGVRGEGGRGLVHELGLSGQPDLIVTATLSKALAAQGGVVLCEERVRAHLIDTARTFIFDTGLAPAAVGAAHAALGLLRAEPGLGGRVLARATELATITDVPQPDSAVVSVVLGQAQVAFDAAQQCRARGLSVGCFRPPSVPEGTSRLRLTARADLTDAEMTVIAGVLNEVLSQARERSAA; from the coding sequence ATGCTTCCGAGCTGTGACCGGAGTGCATATCCGGTCCGGCAGAACCGGGTCACCCGAGCCGCGCTCGATGTCGCGGCGGCGATTCCGGCCGAACACTCCAGGGAGGACGTCGACGTGGATCCGTTGAGCTGGCTGGACGTGCGCGCGGACGAACGGGTGCGCGCGGGACTGCGGCGACAGCTGCGCGCGCGCCCCGCGCACAGTGATCTCATCGACCTCGCCTCCAACGACTACCTCGGTCTGTCGCGCCACCCCCTCGTGATCGAGGGCGCGATCGAGGCGGTCCGGGCCTGGGGGACCGGGTCGACCGGGTCCCGGCTGGTCACCGGCACGACGCTGGCCCACGAGGAGTTCGAGGCCGATCTGGCCGACTTCACCGGCGCGGCGGCCGGGCTGGTGTTCGCCTCCGGTTACGCCGCCAACCTCGGTGTGGTCACCGCGCTGGCCGGTCGCGGCGCGCTGGTCGTCTCCGATGCCGGTAGTCACGCCTCCCTGGTCGACGCGTGCCGGTTGTCGCGGGCGCGGGTGGAGATCGCCCCGCATCGCGATGTGGCCGCCGTCGAGCGGTTGCTCGCCGAGCGCACCGAGAAACGCGCCCTGGTCCTGACCGATTCGGTGTTCAGCGCGGACGGGGATCTGGCGCCGCTGCGCGAACTGCACCGGGTGGTGCGAGCCCACGGCGCGGTGCTGATCGTGGACGAGGCGCACGGGATCGGCGTGCGCGGCGAGGGCGGCCGGGGGCTGGTGCACGAACTCGGCCTGTCCGGGCAACCCGATCTGATCGTCACCGCGACCCTGTCGAAAGCCCTTGCCGCCCAAGGCGGTGTCGTGCTGTGCGAGGAACGGGTCCGCGCGCATCTGATCGACACCGCGCGCACCTTCATCTTCGACACCGGCCTGGCACCGGCCGCCGTGGGCGCGGCCCACGCGGCGCTGGGCCTGCTGCGCGCCGAGCCCGGGCTCGGCGGGCGGGTACTGGCCCGCGCCACCGAACTGGCGACGATCACCGATGTGCCGCAACCGGATTCGGCGGTGGTGTCGGTGGTACTGGGACAGGCCCAGGTCGCCTTCGACGCGGCCCAGCAGTGCCGGGCCCGGGGCCTGAGCGTCGGCTGCTTCCGGCCACCGTCGGTGCCGGAGGGCACCTCGCGGCTGCGGCTGACCGCACGCGCCGACCTGACCGACGCCGAGATGACCGTCATCGCCGGTGTTCTGAACGAGGTGCTGTCGCAGGCACGGGAACGGAGCGCCGCATGA
- the bioD gene encoding dethiobiotin synthase has translation MTRLIVTGTSTDVGKTIVTAALAAAARSAGRTVAVCKPAQTGMGPGEPGDLAVIGHLSGVTRTLELARYPDPLAPDTAARRCGQPLLTLGETVSGIDALADTDLTLIEGAGGLLVRMGEFTILDLARKLDAPVLVVAAAGLGTLNHTELTTRALDAAGVRCAGVVIGSWPATPDLASECNRTDLPAVTGTEVVGVIPEGAGQWSPERFADTAPGWFMPDWSSRYLG, from the coding sequence ATGACCAGGCTGATCGTCACCGGCACCTCGACCGATGTCGGCAAGACCATCGTCACCGCCGCCCTCGCCGCGGCCGCCCGTTCCGCCGGGCGCACGGTCGCGGTCTGCAAACCCGCCCAAACCGGAATGGGCCCTGGCGAACCCGGCGATCTGGCCGTGATCGGGCACCTGTCCGGTGTCACCCGCACCCTGGAACTGGCCCGTTATCCGGACCCGCTGGCCCCCGACACCGCCGCGCGCCGCTGCGGGCAGCCGTTGCTCACCCTCGGCGAGACGGTGTCGGGTATCGACGCCCTCGCCGACACTGATCTGACCCTGATCGAGGGTGCGGGCGGACTGCTGGTGCGGATGGGCGAGTTCACGATCCTCGACCTGGCCCGGAAACTCGACGCCCCGGTGCTGGTCGTGGCGGCAGCGGGCCTGGGCACCCTGAACCACACCGAACTCACCACCCGCGCACTCGACGCCGCGGGCGTGCGCTGCGCGGGCGTGGTCATCGGATCCTGGCCCGCCACACCGGATCTCGCCTCCGAATGCAACCGCACCGATCTGCCCGCGGTCACCGGCACCGAGGTGGTCGGCGTGATTCCGGAAGGCGCCGGACAGTGGTCACCGGAACGGTTCGCCGACACCGCACCCGGCTGGTTCATGCCGGACTGGAGCAGTCGCTACCTCGGCTGA
- a CDS encoding MmcQ/YjbR family DNA-binding protein, translated as MNATGEDARRYALSLPDTTEQFAWGMPIFRVGGKLFLTLPEEETSMAVRCPIIDRDELVVAEPAKFWIAPHEAGNAWVRARLAALDDRAELEAIIADSWRQAAPRHLLGDDE; from the coding sequence ATGAACGCCACCGGGGAGGATGCCCGCCGCTACGCGCTGTCGCTGCCGGACACGACCGAGCAATTCGCTTGGGGGATGCCGATTTTCCGGGTCGGGGGAAAGCTGTTTCTCACGCTGCCCGAGGAGGAGACGTCGATGGCGGTGCGCTGCCCGATCATCGACCGCGATGAACTGGTCGTCGCCGAGCCCGCGAAATTCTGGATCGCACCGCACGAGGCCGGTAACGCGTGGGTGCGGGCCCGGCTGGCCGCACTCGACGATCGCGCCGAACTCGAGGCGATCATCGCGGACTCGTGGCGGCAGGCCGCACCCCGTCACCTGCTCGGCGACGACGAATAG
- a CDS encoding alpha/beta fold hydrolase, with protein MPMQYRHPSTVADYDDARRRTRLSETRAGHRWRTLGRVRRVLLGVVLVPLVLLILFAQYLHYDVAPEQARLARTEPAVLPIASPVSADRRDYAVFDLVGLGSLDASDTARALPSLRNLGSVWAVRYDNTGIDTKVISDLIIRVTEAANIHNVILAGHSMGGVIALEIAKHIHTRSTRTLSAVILDCTPVNLAAVRPESRDQGEDLLRWVGWLPGVRESRSLRLLAETYSRREQFIDHRSSPPGIRTTALRRTVADVLRQKIFNTDAASNGLIEDQFKAIVASGAVDDLRALAKPAEHKPRPAVVFIRPHNAYRDTVVDDEYTHRVLIDTVGGVDGTLLVVLTRSTGHANPRQRPREYNTVIAQQVVPFVALVHSEQTALAP; from the coding sequence ATGCCTATGCAGTACCGGCACCCGTCCACGGTCGCGGATTACGACGATGCGCGGCGTCGCACCCGCCTGTCCGAAACCCGTGCGGGACACCGATGGCGAACCCTCGGCCGCGTCCGCAGAGTCCTGCTCGGTGTGGTTCTGGTGCCCCTCGTTCTCCTGATCCTGTTCGCTCAGTACCTGCACTACGACGTCGCCCCGGAGCAGGCCCGGCTGGCGCGCACCGAACCGGCGGTCCTGCCGATCGCCAGTCCGGTGAGCGCGGACCGGCGCGACTACGCGGTCTTCGATCTGGTCGGCCTGGGGTCGCTGGACGCCTCCGACACCGCGCGCGCCCTGCCGTCGCTGCGGAATCTGGGCTCGGTGTGGGCGGTGCGCTACGACAACACCGGTATCGACACCAAGGTGATCAGCGATCTGATCATCCGGGTCACCGAGGCCGCAAACATCCACAACGTGATACTCGCCGGGCACAGTATGGGCGGGGTGATCGCCCTCGAGATCGCCAAGCACATCCACACCCGCAGCACCCGCACCCTGTCCGCGGTGATCCTGGACTGCACCCCGGTGAATCTGGCCGCGGTCCGGCCGGAAAGTCGCGACCAGGGCGAGGATCTGCTGCGCTGGGTCGGCTGGCTCCCGGGAGTGCGTGAGAGCCGCAGCCTGCGGTTGCTGGCCGAAACCTACTCCCGCCGAGAGCAATTCATCGACCACCGATCGTCCCCGCCCGGTATCCGGACGACGGCCCTGCGGCGCACTGTGGCAGATGTGCTGCGGCAGAAGATCTTCAACACCGACGCCGCCAGCAACGGGCTCATCGAGGACCAGTTCAAGGCCATCGTCGCCAGCGGCGCCGTAGACGATCTGCGCGCGCTGGCCAAACCCGCCGAGCACAAACCCCGGCCCGCGGTCGTATTCATCCGCCCGCACAACGCCTACCGCGACACCGTCGTCGACGACGAATACACCCACCGCGTCCTGATCGACACCGTGGGCGGGGTCGACGGCACCTTACTGGTCGTCTTGACCCGCAGCACCGGTCACGCGAATCCCCGGCAGCGCCCGCGCGAATACAACACCGTCATCGCCCAGCAGGTCGTCCCGTTCGTCGCCCTGGTGCACTCCGAACAGACCGCGCTGGCCCCCTGA
- a CDS encoding TetR/AcrR family transcriptional regulator C-terminal domain-containing protein, with the protein MQLHRGDVIDGAVAILDQYGLADLTMRRLANALNVQPGALYWHFPNKQALLGAVADRILTPMDEPVAAEDWAGQVGELAHRLRSCLLAYRDGAEVVSATYASRLTTSKGRERLAGSMIRGGMTREEADLAAYTLLYYVLGETVDEQSRMQMDSAGALAEEDSPLYENTSATERFDFGLQLFLGGVRHMLGSRVR; encoded by the coding sequence GTGCAGCTACATCGGGGCGATGTGATCGACGGCGCCGTCGCCATTCTCGACCAGTACGGCCTCGCCGATCTGACCATGCGCAGGCTCGCGAATGCCCTGAATGTGCAGCCCGGAGCGCTGTATTGGCACTTCCCGAACAAGCAGGCGCTGCTGGGCGCGGTCGCCGACCGGATCCTCACGCCGATGGACGAACCGGTGGCCGCCGAGGACTGGGCGGGTCAGGTCGGCGAACTGGCGCATCGGCTGCGCTCCTGCCTGCTCGCCTACCGCGACGGGGCCGAGGTGGTCTCGGCGACCTACGCCTCCCGGCTCACCACGAGCAAGGGCCGGGAACGCTTGGCCGGGTCCATGATTCGCGGCGGCATGACCCGCGAGGAAGCCGATCTGGCCGCCTACACCCTGCTCTACTACGTCCTCGGCGAGACCGTGGACGAGCAGTCGCGGATGCAGATGGATTCCGCGGGTGCGCTGGCCGAGGAGGATTCGCCGTTGTACGAGAACACCTCCGCCACTGAGCGATTCGACTTCGGCCTGCAACTGTTCCTGGGTGGAGTACGGCATATGCTCGGCAGCCGGGTCCGGTGA
- the bioB gene encoding biotin synthase BioB — MTQAPVKTDILATAREQVLERGVGLTQEQTLEVLRLGDDQLEALLELAHDVRMKWCGPEVEVEGIISLKTGGCPEDCHFCSQSGLFQSPVRAAWLDIPSLVEAAKQTAKTGATEFCIVAAVRGPDERLMAQVAAGVEAIRNEVDIQVACSLGMLNQEQVDQLAAMGVHRYNHNLETSRSHFPNVVTTHSWEERWDTLRMVREAGMEVCCGGILGMGESLEQRAEFAANLAELEPDEVPLNFLNPRPGTPFGDLEVLPAADALRAVAAFRLALPRTILRFAGGREITLGDLGAKQGILGGINAVIVGNYLTTLGRPAEADLDLLVDLKMPIKALNETL, encoded by the coding sequence GTGACCCAGGCACCCGTGAAGACCGACATTCTGGCCACCGCCCGCGAGCAGGTGCTCGAGCGCGGCGTCGGGCTGACCCAGGAGCAGACCCTCGAGGTGCTGCGCCTGGGTGACGATCAGCTCGAGGCGCTGCTGGAACTCGCCCACGACGTCCGGATGAAGTGGTGTGGCCCGGAGGTCGAGGTCGAGGGCATCATCTCGCTCAAGACCGGCGGTTGTCCCGAGGACTGCCACTTCTGCTCGCAGTCGGGTCTGTTCCAGTCGCCGGTGCGCGCCGCCTGGCTCGACATCCCCAGCCTGGTCGAGGCCGCCAAGCAGACCGCCAAGACCGGCGCCACCGAATTCTGCATCGTCGCCGCCGTGCGCGGCCCGGACGAGCGGCTGATGGCGCAGGTCGCTGCCGGTGTCGAGGCCATTCGCAACGAGGTCGACATCCAGGTCGCCTGCTCGCTGGGCATGCTCAACCAGGAGCAGGTCGACCAGCTCGCCGCGATGGGCGTGCACCGCTACAACCACAACCTCGAGACCTCCCGCTCGCACTTCCCCAATGTGGTCACCACCCACAGCTGGGAGGAGCGCTGGGACACCCTGCGCATGGTGCGCGAGGCCGGTATGGAGGTCTGCTGCGGTGGCATCCTCGGCATGGGCGAAAGCCTGGAGCAGCGGGCCGAATTCGCCGCGAACCTGGCCGAGCTGGAGCCCGACGAGGTGCCGCTGAACTTCCTCAACCCGCGTCCGGGCACCCCGTTCGGCGACCTCGAGGTCCTGCCCGCGGCCGATGCGCTGCGTGCCGTGGCCGCCTTCCGCCTCGCCCTGCCCCGCACGATCCTGCGGTTCGCCGGTGGGCGCGAGATCACCCTCGGTGACCTCGGCGCCAAGCAGGGCATCCTCGGCGGTATCAACGCCGTCATCGTCGGCAACTACCTGACCACGCTCGGCCGCCCCGCCGAAGCCGACCTGGATCTGCTGGTCGATCTGAAGATGCCCATCAAGGCGCTCAACGAGACCCTCTGA
- a CDS encoding DUF2567 domain-containing protein — MAPAAVGRDLRAALWIVPAVLVVSLIGGGVWGLLAPTQKSLVVPGDDPIALTGESMHRFDAVAIFACVGLVAGLLSAAAVWRWRAVRGPVILVALLAGSLAGAWLMSWFGEQVAGWIHPRPDNPPLRTVVELAPAVDGWTVLLIQPLLAGLVVLLLSALSTSEDLGAGPPVRAEEVPATMSEISYGPYAWPSGRPAGPSTGLEPGR; from the coding sequence ATGGCACCCGCAGCGGTGGGCCGCGACCTGCGGGCCGCCCTGTGGATCGTCCCGGCGGTGCTGGTGGTGAGCCTGATCGGCGGCGGGGTGTGGGGGCTGCTCGCGCCCACACAGAAATCGCTCGTCGTGCCCGGCGACGATCCCATCGCGCTGACCGGTGAGAGCATGCACCGATTCGACGCGGTGGCGATCTTCGCCTGCGTCGGCCTGGTGGCCGGGCTGCTGAGCGCCGCCGCGGTCTGGCGGTGGCGGGCCGTGCGCGGTCCGGTCATACTCGTCGCACTGCTGGCCGGTTCGCTGGCCGGAGCCTGGCTGATGTCGTGGTTCGGCGAACAGGTCGCGGGCTGGATCCATCCGCGGCCGGACAATCCGCCGCTGCGTACCGTCGTCGAACTCGCTCCCGCCGTGGACGGCTGGACGGTGCTGCTGATCCAGCCGTTACTGGCCGGACTGGTCGTGCTGCTGCTGTCGGCGCTGAGCACCTCCGAGGATTTGGGGGCCGGGCCGCCGGTTCGTGCCGAGGAGGTGCCCGCCACCATGTCGGAGATCTCCTACGGCCCCTACGCCTGGCCGTCGGGGCGTCCCGCGGGTCCCTCCACGGGGCTCGAGC